Proteins co-encoded in one Acidobacteriota bacterium genomic window:
- a CDS encoding divergent polysaccharide deacetylase family protein, with the protein MAKKGRRRRRKQVGLGGVLLFLFLAMVVVAAVYLAYRTAGPPAEPVVVEEEPAAAPSVPPAQERPVPSSEPEVVAPVTPQSQPESLPEALPASGEARIALVIDDLGRRVADVHDLEALGVPVSYAVLPFESRTPQVLAALEDHGAEVLLHLPMEGRDGATPGPGALRAGMAAAELAAATGRALEAVPTARGVNNHMGSVLTADALSMRAVLEVVAERGLFFLDSRTSPQSVAFRTAVDLGIPTAERQVFLDPDPAPEAVRFQFRRLLGVSRDRGAAIAIGHPHPATLEVLRQEVPRARELGYRFVPVSELLERTGLPP; encoded by the coding sequence ATGGCGAAGAAGGGGCGTCGTCGGCGGCGCAAGCAGGTCGGTCTGGGAGGAGTGCTGCTCTTCCTGTTCCTGGCCATGGTGGTGGTGGCGGCGGTCTATCTCGCCTATCGCACGGCGGGTCCGCCCGCTGAACCGGTGGTGGTCGAGGAGGAGCCGGCCGCCGCGCCTTCGGTGCCGCCGGCGCAAGAGCGACCTGTCCCCTCCTCCGAGCCCGAGGTGGTGGCTCCGGTCACACCGCAGTCTCAGCCCGAGTCCCTTCCCGAAGCCTTGCCGGCGAGCGGTGAGGCTCGCATCGCCCTGGTGATCGACGATCTCGGCCGGAGGGTCGCCGACGTCCACGACCTGGAGGCCCTTGGAGTGCCCGTGTCCTACGCGGTGCTGCCCTTCGAGAGCCGCACTCCCCAAGTCCTCGCGGCGCTCGAGGATCACGGCGCCGAGGTTCTGCTCCATCTCCCCATGGAGGGCCGAGACGGAGCGACCCCGGGCCCCGGCGCCCTGCGCGCCGGGATGGCCGCCGCCGAGCTGGCGGCGGCGACCGGCCGCGCCCTCGAGGCGGTGCCGACCGCCCGCGGGGTCAACAATCACATGGGCTCCGTGTTGACCGCCGATGCCTTGTCGATGCGGGCGGTTCTCGAAGTGGTTGCGGAGCGCGGCCTGTTCTTCCTCGATTCCCGCACCAGCCCGCAGAGTGTCGCTTTTCGCACCGCCGTCGATCTCGGGATTCCGACCGCCGAGCGCCAGGTGTTCCTCGATCCCGATCCTGCGCCGGAGGCGGTGCGCTTCCAGTTTCGGCGGCTCCTCGGGGTGAGCCGTGACCGCGGCGCCGCCATCGCCATCGGCCACCCCCATCCGGCGACCCTGGAGGTGTTGCGCCAGGAGGTACCGCGAGCCCGTGAGCTGGGTTATCGCTTTGTTCCGGTGAGCGAGCTACTCGAGCGCACCGGCCTGCCGCCCTGA
- a CDS encoding S41 family peptidase encodes MNRGRMTFFFVSAALVVTLLSGTLLGAVTKDEPTGEDSLYKYLSVFTEVLSLIRQAYVDSPEIGELMLGALDGTTDALDPFSMYVPPGQVEAYLAASATVEQLTGLTILKERGVAYAVSVAPGSPAEDAGLRMNDLISKVNGELTRELPLWKVQQMLGGEAGSQVEVEVIRRGDTHALTIALEAFETAPVEFAEQDGEQIVRIFSPQAAAEAPLRDFLENFEGDRLLVDLRRSAGGDANVAYRLADLFARGELGKLVRKDEDLVSFAGRDEVVWQGRMVVLVSRGTLGPSEILATVLRQKAGAELVGDRTFGWAGQRDSSALASGGSLFYTSAFYTGPDGEPLSSSLEPDVRVRPGTAGFSAGETDFEDLILQRGIERLKDDEPLESTEQKAA; translated from the coding sequence ATGAATCGCGGCCGGATGACCTTTTTTTTCGTCAGCGCAGCGCTGGTAGTGACCCTGTTGAGCGGCACGTTGCTCGGCGCCGTCACCAAGGATGAGCCCACGGGGGAAGATTCCCTCTACAAGTATCTGTCGGTCTTCACCGAGGTGCTGAGCCTGATTCGCCAGGCCTACGTCGATTCTCCGGAGATCGGAGAGTTGATGCTGGGAGCCCTCGACGGCACCACCGATGCCCTCGATCCCTTCTCGATGTATGTCCCACCGGGGCAGGTCGAGGCCTACCTGGCGGCGAGTGCGACCGTCGAGCAGCTCACCGGATTGACCATCCTGAAGGAGCGCGGGGTCGCCTACGCGGTATCGGTCGCCCCGGGGAGCCCGGCGGAGGACGCCGGACTGCGCATGAACGACCTGATCTCCAAGGTCAACGGCGAGCTGACCCGTGAACTGCCGCTGTGGAAGGTGCAGCAGATGCTCGGCGGGGAGGCCGGCTCGCAGGTCGAGGTGGAGGTGATCCGCCGCGGCGATACCCACGCTCTGACGATAGCCCTCGAGGCCTTCGAGACGGCGCCGGTCGAGTTCGCCGAGCAGGACGGCGAGCAGATCGTTCGAATCTTCTCGCCCCAGGCCGCTGCCGAGGCTCCGCTGCGCGACTTCCTCGAGAATTTCGAGGGTGATCGCTTGCTGGTCGACCTGCGCCGCTCCGCCGGTGGCGATGCCAACGTCGCCTATCGCTTGGCGGACCTGTTTGCTCGTGGCGAGCTCGGCAAGCTGGTGCGCAAGGACGAAGATCTGGTGAGCTTTGCCGGTCGCGACGAGGTGGTCTGGCAGGGCCGGATGGTGGTGTTGGTGAGCCGCGGAACCCTCGGGCCGTCGGAGATCCTCGCCACCGTTCTGCGCCAGAAGGCGGGGGCCGAGCTGGTCGGTGATCGCACCTTCGGCTGGGCCGGCCAGCGCGATTCTTCGGCCCTGGCGAGCGGCGGCAGCCTGTTCTACACCTCGGCTTTCTACACCGGGCCGGACGGTGAGCCGCTGTCGTCGAGCCTCGAGCCGGACGTTCGGGTGCGCCCCGGAACCGCCGGATTCTCGGCGGGTGAGACGGATTTCGAAGATCTCATCCTGCAGCGTGGCATCGAGCGATTGAAGGACGACGAGCCCCTGGAATCCACGGAGCAGAAAGCCGCCTGA
- a CDS encoding peptidoglycan DD-metalloendopeptidase family protein, with protein sequence MGVAGRFLLILSTFALAVVPVTAQVGSREEELARVRRQIKKLQQDLQAVERRESGAEGRLERLDVELELQNERLLEARAARALSEQQVADSERRIADLEVRLAAVRDELRGRLGGLYRLGGHGYLRLFLSVEPGTDMLEAIRLLRFLVRRDARAFRSFRQARDGLEDERKTLIGKQQEVRQWLEQEEDRQDELARMRRRQETLLAELGGRRRSLEARASELEDRESKLANFLDFLYGRSGAVLSGRPIQDFRGVLDRPVAGRVSQGFGPRLDPRYRTRVPHNGVAFTTASGDEVRSVYPGKVLFAAPFRGYGPTVIVHHAGRVFTLYAGLSSVGVGRDEVVSLGDVVGRASNSLYFEIRVENRPEDPLQWFR encoded by the coding sequence ATGGGCGTCGCCGGCCGTTTCCTGCTGATTCTGAGTACGTTCGCCCTCGCCGTGGTGCCGGTGACGGCGCAGGTCGGTTCGCGCGAGGAAGAGCTGGCCCGAGTGCGCCGCCAGATCAAGAAGCTGCAGCAGGATCTGCAGGCGGTCGAGCGTCGAGAGTCCGGAGCCGAGGGCCGCCTGGAGCGGCTCGATGTCGAGCTCGAGCTGCAGAACGAGCGGCTGCTCGAGGCGCGCGCCGCCCGTGCCCTGAGCGAACAGCAGGTGGCCGACAGCGAGCGCCGTATCGCCGACCTCGAGGTGCGCTTAGCCGCCGTTCGGGACGAACTGCGCGGTCGTCTCGGTGGGCTCTATCGCCTCGGTGGCCACGGCTACCTGCGTCTCTTTCTGTCCGTCGAGCCGGGCACCGACATGCTCGAGGCGATCCGCCTGCTGCGCTTCCTGGTGCGGCGCGATGCGCGCGCCTTCCGCAGCTTTCGGCAGGCGCGGGACGGCCTCGAGGACGAGCGCAAGACCCTCATCGGCAAGCAGCAGGAGGTGCGCCAATGGCTCGAGCAGGAAGAGGATCGTCAGGACGAGCTCGCTCGCATGCGCCGCCGCCAGGAAACTCTGCTGGCCGAGCTCGGGGGGCGCCGGCGCAGCCTCGAGGCGCGGGCTTCGGAGCTCGAGGATCGCGAGAGCAAGCTGGCCAACTTCCTCGACTTTCTCTACGGGCGCAGCGGAGCCGTGCTCAGCGGTCGGCCGATCCAGGACTTCCGCGGCGTGCTCGATCGCCCGGTCGCCGGGCGGGTGAGCCAGGGCTTCGGCCCACGCCTCGACCCCCGCTACCGCACCCGGGTACCCCACAACGGCGTCGCCTTCACCACCGCCAGCGGCGACGAAGTACGCTCCGTCTACCCCGGCAAGGTGCTCTTCGCGGCCCCCTTCCGCGGCTACGGCCCGACCGTGATCGTGCACCACGCCGGGCGTGTATTTACCCTGTATGCAGGACTTTCCAGCGTCGGCGTCGGGCGCGATGAGGTAGTATCTCTGGGAGATGTGGTGGGTCGAGCGTCCAACTCCCTGTACTTCGAGATCCGCGTCGAAAACCGCCCCGAAGACCCCCTCCAATGGTTTCGTTGA
- a CDS encoding CPBP family intramembrane glutamic endopeptidase, with protein sequence MVISAVANAVANLVVLLLLPFGGYYLFHRWKYRRSFGEVARRAGLQLGEAKYIAYGGGMGLLVALALAIFLRDPEPLTREGSAMSAYAGLGLAPEVVLVALIYGVVKTGFCEELLFRGLIAGSLGRRLRLPWANLWQALIFLLPHLALLVFAPELWPLLLLVFAFGLFKGWLRIRSESIVGPWLLHAIGNVTAVLLVATRGVPT encoded by the coding sequence ATGGTCATTTCCGCCGTCGCCAACGCTGTCGCGAATCTGGTTGTTCTGTTGCTCCTGCCCTTTGGCGGCTACTACCTCTTCCATCGTTGGAAGTACCGTCGAAGCTTCGGAGAGGTGGCCCGTCGGGCCGGGCTGCAGCTCGGCGAGGCTAAGTACATCGCCTATGGCGGTGGGATGGGTCTGCTGGTGGCGCTCGCGCTGGCGATCTTCCTGCGCGACCCCGAGCCTCTGACCCGCGAAGGCTCCGCGATGAGCGCCTATGCCGGCCTCGGGTTGGCTCCCGAGGTGGTTCTGGTGGCCCTGATCTACGGCGTCGTCAAGACCGGCTTCTGTGAGGAGCTGCTATTTCGTGGCCTGATCGCCGGTAGCCTCGGCCGACGCCTTCGGTTGCCTTGGGCCAACCTCTGGCAAGCGCTGATCTTCCTTCTTCCGCACTTGGCGCTGCTGGTGTTTGCTCCGGAGCTTTGGCCTTTGCTCTTGCTGGTTTTCGCCTTCGGGCTTTTCAAGGGTTGGCTGCGCATCCGCTCGGAATCCATCGTCGGTCCCTGGCTGCTGCATGCAATCGGCAACGTCACGGCGGTACTCCTGGTCGCCACCCGGGGAGTCCCGACCTGA